The following nucleotide sequence is from Nocardioides eburneiflavus.
CGACCACGTCGCAGTCACCGAGGGCACCGTCGACCTCCTGCTCTCGGTCGACCGCCTCCCTGGTGGACCCGACGTCGACGCAGACGCAGTCGAGGTGGCCGTGGAGGGACGGGCCGTGGCCTCGACTGTGAAGGCCGTGGCAGCCGGCGACATCGATCGCTCGACGATGCTCGTGCTCGACGCGAGCAACAGCATGCAGCGCGGCGGCAAGTTCGACGCCGCCCGAGCCGCGGTAGACGCGTACCTCTCAGCGGCTCCGGAGGACGTGCGCATCGGCCTGGTGGCGTTCGCCGGCAAGGTGTCCACCACCATCGACCCGACCACCGACCATGCAGCGGTCGAGGACGCCCTCGCCGGGATCAGCCTCAAGCGCGGAACCAGCGTCTACGACGGCATCGACGCCGGAATGGCGGCGCTGGGCACGGACGGGTCCCGGTCCATCCTGGTGCTCTCCGACGGTGCCGACACCGGCAGCACGACCACGCTGGAGGTCCTGTCCCGCCAGGCCGCCGACGCCGGTGTGGTGATCGACGTCGTCTCACTCGCCTCAGCCGACCGCGCTGCCGAGCTCGCGGGGCTCGCGGACGCGACCCAGGGCGCGGTCATCCCAGCCGACCCGGCAGCTCTCGCCACGGTCTTCTCCCAGCAGGCCGACGCGCTCTCGCAGCAGCTGCTGATCACGTTCGAGCCGCCTGCGGACGTCACCGCGGACGCCACGGTCGACGTCTCGGTGACCTCGCAGGGTGAGACCTACAACGACTCGGCGCTGATGACGCTCCCCGACAACGGGACGCAGCTCGACGTCGTCGAGTCCGGCGAGGCCCTCATCAGCCGGCCTGTCATGCTCATGGGCGCCCTCGCCCTCGCGCTGGGCCTGGGCGGCATCCTGGTCACGGTCCTGGTCGGCGCGACCGACGGGCGGTCCAGCACCGAGCGGCGCCTCGACAACTACTTCGGCGAGGACGGCAAGTCGGGAGGGCACCGCGGCTCAGCTGCCAGGACCGACATCAAGGGGTCCGCTGTCGCGGTCGCGGACAAGGTGGTGACCGCCGACCTCGAGACGCGCATCTCACAGCGACTGACCGGCGCCGGCTCTGCGCTCACCGCTGCCGAGTGGTTGCTGCTCCACGCCGGAGTCGCCGTCGGAGGTGCGGTCGTCGGCTTCCTGATGGGCGGCGGCGCACTGGCCGTGCTCGGGCTGGTCCTCGGAGCCGTCCTGCCGTGGATCTACCTGAGGTTCCGCCACAAGAGGCGGCTCAACAAGTTCAACGCCAACCTCGCCCAGTCCCTGGGGCTCATGGCAGGCGGCCTCCAGGCGGGACTCTCGCTGCCGCAGGCCGTTGACACCGTGGTGCGCGAGGGGAACGAGCCCATCGCCGGCGAGTTCAAGCGCGCCCTCATCGAGCAGCGCCTGGGCATCGACATCACGGACGCGATGGAGGGCATCGGTCAACGGATGGAGAGCCAGGACTTCACGTGGGTCGTCATGGCCATCCGCATCCAGCGCGAGGTCGGCGGCAACCTCGCGGAGATCCTGCACACCGTGTCCGACACGCTGCGTGAGCGCGAGTACCTGCGCCGCCAGGTCAAGGCACTCAGTGCGGAGGGACGCATGTCGGCCTGGATCCTCGGCGCCCTTCCGGTGGGCATGTTCGGCTACATGCTCATGGCCAACCGCAAGTACGTGGAGCCGCTCTACACGACGGGGATCGGATGGGCCATGCTTGCAGCGGCAACGGTTCTGCTGAGCGTAGGGAGCTTCTTCATGGCAAAGCTGGCCAAGGTGGAGGTCTGAGATGATGTCTCCGATGCTGATGCTCGGCGCCGGGTTGCTGTTCCTCGCCGGAACGCTCGCTCTCTCCCTGATCGGCGTGGCGACGTCCGAGCGCCGCGGTGTCGCGCGCTCCGTTGCAGCCATCAACGCCCTCGACGCAGCGCCCGACGTCATCAAGGAGGAGCTCGAGCGGCCCTTCAGCGAGCGGGTGCTCGCGCCCCTCGGCGATCGCTTCGTGGGCATAGGTCGCAAGGTGGCGGGCGCCGACACTGCGAAGAAGATCCAGCACCGACTCGACATCGCCGGCAATCCCGCGGGATGGGACGTCAACCGCATCCTCGGGCTGAAGGTGCTCGGGCTGGGCGTCTTCGGCGTGCTCGGCTTCCTCTACATCTCGGCGACCGATTGGCCCATCGTCCGCGTGGTCCTCGCAACGGTCGCGCTCGGCGCGTTCGGCTACCTCCTGCCCAACATCCTGCTCTACAACGCCGGCCAGAAGCGCGAGGCGCTGATGCGCAGGTCCCTCCCCGACGCGCTCGACCTGCTCACTGTCTCTGTCGAGGCCGGACTCGGCTTCGACTCAGCCGTCGGACGCGTCGCCCGCAACACCGAAGGCCCCCTCGCACAGGAGTTCGGCCGTCTGCTCCAGGAGATGCAGATCGGCGTCGGCCGAGTCCAAGCCATGCGCAGCATGGCCGAACGGTCCTCCCTGGACGACCTTCGGTCCTTCTGCACGTCGATGGTGCAGGCGGACAGTCTCGGCATCCCCATCGGCCGGGTGCTGCGCGTCCAGAGCCAGGAGATGCGCACCAAGCGCCGCCAGCGAGCCGAGGAGAAGGCCCAGCAGGTGCCGGTGAAGATCATGGTGCCGCTCGTCCTGTTCATCCTGCCGTGCCTGTTCATCATCGTCATGGGCCCTGCGGCCATCGGGATGATGGAAGCCTTCGGCAGCTAGGCCCCCGGTGCAGACGCTCCCATCGACCGAACCACCGGGCGGCCCTCAGCTCCGGACGTGGCGCACGACGACTGCCGTACGGGTCTTCGCACTGGCGCTGGCGACGGGCAATGCCATCAGCGGTGGAACAGTGGGAGAGGTCTTTCCGCTCCTGCTGGTGCTCGCGATCGCGGCAGCGGCCTCCTCCCTGCTGGAGCTGTCGAGCCGGAACAGGCTCACCCACTGGCACTCCGTGGCCGAGGCCGTCGCCGTCACCATCGTCATCGTCGGCACGTCCTCGACCGCGAGCCCCGTGGCCTATCTCGCCGTTCCGCCCGTGGTGGCCGGCATTCGGCACGGTCTGGTCACCACCCTCAACGTCACCCTGCTGTCCGCCCTGACCGCCGCCGCCACCTTCGCGCTCGAGCCCGACGGGGACGCCCTGGAGGGTGCCGCGGCGTGCGCACCGTGGCTGGCGATCGGCTTGGGGGTCGGGCTGCTGGCGAGCTGGCAGTCTCGTTCCACCCGCGATCTCGCCGCGCGCCAAGCGCCGTACGCGGCCGCCCACCACCTGATGGCGCGCATCCACCAGCTGGCGACGTCGGGGACCCTGGGGCTGGACAGTGCCTCCCTCGCCACCGAGCTCGAGGACGCCATGCGACGCGCGACGGGTGGCGCCCGCTCGACCGTCTTCGTCGTCGAGCCGGACACGACGCTGCGCGCGCTGAACCCCGGTGCCGACGTCGAGCGTCTGGCACGGGAGATCGAGCTGCCCGACTCCGAACGAACCCCCGGCGCGGCGGTCATCCCGCTCCGCGGTGCACGGCAGGTGCTCGGCTACTGCGTGGTGGTCGGCGTGCCCCGATGGACCGATGAGCTCGACGCCCGGGCCCGCGAGGTGGCGGACGACTTCGCCGTACGACTCGACACCGCGGTGCTCTTCGACGACGTCCGGGCGCTGGCCACGTCCGAGGAGCGGAACCGGATCGCGCGCGAGATGCACGACGGTGTCGCACAGGAGATCGTCGCGATGGGTTACATCGTGGACGAGATCGAGTCGATCAGCGACCACGACCAGACACGGGAGCTGGCGTCCGCGCTCCGGGACGAGATCACCCGGCTGGTGTCCGAGATCAGGTTCTCCATCTTCGACCTCCGACACGAGGTCATCGACGGTCGCGTCTCGAGCTCCCTCGCCGACTACGCACGTGCGGTCAGCCTCGCAAGTGGCCTGCGGGTGCACCTGAGCCTGGCTGAGTCCGGTCCACCCCTCTCACCGCGCACTGCGACAGAGGTGCTGCGGGTCGCCCAGGAGGCGATCGGCAACGTCAGGAAGCACGCAAACGCCGAGAACCTGTGGCTCACCTTCGAGTCGGACGGGACATCGCTGCAGCTCGATGTCGAGGACGACGGAGTCGGCAACGCCGGCCCTCGCGAGCACCACTGGGGACTGCAGACCATGCGTGAACGGGCCGAGGGCGTCGGCGCCCGGCTCGAGATCGGTCCACGACGAGATGGCGGCACAGTCGTCAGCCTGCGGTCCCCTGCGACCACCACCCGAGAAGGAGGCACCGCCCATGGGCACCACCGTGCTACTGGTTGATGACCACGAGCTGATCCGCCAGGGACTCGCCCGGGCGTTCGAGCGAGACGCCGACATGACCGTGGTGGGTCAGGCTGGTTCCGTGGCTGACGGCGTTGCCGCGTGGCAAGCGCTCACCCCGGACGTCGTGGTCACCGACCTCCAGCTGCCCGACGGGCACGGCCTCGAGATCGTCCGGGCAGTGCGGACGCTGTCCGACTCCACTGGATTGGTCGTGCTGACGATGCACGCGGGTGACGACCAGATCTTCGCAGCGATGGAGGCCGGCGCCTCGGCCTTCGTGGGCAAGGACAGCAAGGCGACCGAGGTCGTCAGTGCAGCCAAGCACGCCGCTGTTGCACCCCGCACGTTCCTCTGTGCGGGACTCAGCGGGGCGATGATGCGCCGCGCGACCAACCCCGCACCGCCCAAGCTCTCCGGACGTGAGGAGGAGGTCCTGGCCCTCCTCGCAGACGGACTGGGCACGGGCGAGATCGCTGGCCGCCTCTACATGAGCGAGTCGACGGCCAAGACCCACATCACCCACATCTACCAGAAGCTCGGTGCAGCCAACCGGGCGCAAGCGCTCGTCACCGCCATGCGACTCGGCATGCTCGACCACGCTTCCCCTCAGCGTTTCTGACGTGACCGGATCGGGTGATGCTGGGGCCGTGCGGGTGGGTAGCCCATAGTCACAAGGGACTACTGAGGCGCGGCCGATCACCCGATTCGTGCGGCAGCGACAACCGGCAGAGTTCTCCGTGACGGGTCCTCGTGGGCTCGCACAGGACCCACATCACAGACACCAAAGGGGAAATCCAATGCTCGAGAAGTTCGTTGCCTTCCAGCTCTTCATGCTCGCCGACCGCGAGGAGAAGGGCGCCACCGCCGTCGAGTACGGCCTGATGGTCGCGCTGATCGCCGCCATCATCGTCGCCACCGTCGCGCTTCTCGGCCAGGCGATCCTGGGCGCGTTCCAGACCGTCCTCGCCGAGGTCAACTGACGCCACACCCTGTCTCAGGCCGGCGTTGCTCCGCAACGCCGGCCTGAGTCGGTTTTGCAGAAAGGTGAGGCCGTGAAGCACGAAAGAGAAGTCACGGACGAG
It contains:
- a CDS encoding type II secretion system F family protein, which produces MSTLVGRIAAGAAAGVALLLATPLPSHAADEITIDHVAVTEGTVDLLLSVDRLPGGPDVDADAVEVAVEGRAVASTVKAVAAGDIDRSTMLVLDASNSMQRGGKFDAARAAVDAYLSAAPEDVRIGLVAFAGKVSTTIDPTTDHAAVEDALAGISLKRGTSVYDGIDAGMAALGTDGSRSILVLSDGADTGSTTTLEVLSRQAADAGVVIDVVSLASADRAAELAGLADATQGAVIPADPAALATVFSQQADALSQQLLITFEPPADVTADATVDVSVTSQGETYNDSALMTLPDNGTQLDVVESGEALISRPVMLMGALALALGLGGILVTVLVGATDGRSSTERRLDNYFGEDGKSGGHRGSAARTDIKGSAVAVADKVVTADLETRISQRLTGAGSALTAAEWLLLHAGVAVGGAVVGFLMGGGALAVLGLVLGAVLPWIYLRFRHKRRLNKFNANLAQSLGLMAGGLQAGLSLPQAVDTVVREGNEPIAGEFKRALIEQRLGIDITDAMEGIGQRMESQDFTWVVMAIRIQREVGGNLAEILHTVSDTLREREYLRRQVKALSAEGRMSAWILGALPVGMFGYMLMANRKYVEPLYTTGIGWAMLAAATVLLSVGSFFMAKLAKVEV
- a CDS encoding type II secretion system F family protein, yielding MMSPMLMLGAGLLFLAGTLALSLIGVATSERRGVARSVAAINALDAAPDVIKEELERPFSERVLAPLGDRFVGIGRKVAGADTAKKIQHRLDIAGNPAGWDVNRILGLKVLGLGVFGVLGFLYISATDWPIVRVVLATVALGAFGYLLPNILLYNAGQKREALMRRSLPDALDLLTVSVEAGLGFDSAVGRVARNTEGPLAQEFGRLLQEMQIGVGRVQAMRSMAERSSLDDLRSFCTSMVQADSLGIPIGRVLRVQSQEMRTKRRQRAEEKAQQVPVKIMVPLVLFILPCLFIIVMGPAAIGMMEAFGS
- a CDS encoding sensor histidine kinase, giving the protein MGEVFPLLLVLAIAAAASSLLELSSRNRLTHWHSVAEAVAVTIVIVGTSSTASPVAYLAVPPVVAGIRHGLVTTLNVTLLSALTAAATFALEPDGDALEGAAACAPWLAIGLGVGLLASWQSRSTRDLAARQAPYAAAHHLMARIHQLATSGTLGLDSASLATELEDAMRRATGGARSTVFVVEPDTTLRALNPGADVERLAREIELPDSERTPGAAVIPLRGARQVLGYCVVVGVPRWTDELDARAREVADDFAVRLDTAVLFDDVRALATSEERNRIAREMHDGVAQEIVAMGYIVDEIESISDHDQTRELASALRDEITRLVSEIRFSIFDLRHEVIDGRVSSSLADYARAVSLASGLRVHLSLAESGPPLSPRTATEVLRVAQEAIGNVRKHANAENLWLTFESDGTSLQLDVEDDGVGNAGPREHHWGLQTMRERAEGVGARLEIGPRRDGGTVVSLRSPATTTREGGTAHGHHRATG
- a CDS encoding response regulator transcription factor → MGTTVLLVDDHELIRQGLARAFERDADMTVVGQAGSVADGVAAWQALTPDVVVTDLQLPDGHGLEIVRAVRTLSDSTGLVVLTMHAGDDQIFAAMEAGASAFVGKDSKATEVVSAAKHAAVAPRTFLCAGLSGAMMRRATNPAPPKLSGREEEVLALLADGLGTGEIAGRLYMSESTAKTHITHIYQKLGAANRAQALVTAMRLGMLDHASPQRF
- a CDS encoding Flp family type IVb pilin — translated: MLEKFVAFQLFMLADREEKGATAVEYGLMVALIAAIIVATVALLGQAILGAFQTVLAEVN